The following proteins are co-located in the Doryrhamphus excisus isolate RoL2022-K1 chromosome 3, RoL_Dexc_1.0, whole genome shotgun sequence genome:
- the LOC131125980 gene encoding astrocytic phosphoprotein PEA-15: MAAEYSSLLSDLSDNITNEDLEQLKSACKEDIPEDQSNVITSSKEWFSYLEKNDKLAQDNLSYIEHIFEISRRPDLLTRVIEYRTTVLKISEDDEIDTKLTRIPSAKKYKDIIRQPSEDEIIKLAPPPKKA; this comes from the exons ATGGCGGCGGAGTACAGCTCTTTGCTTAGCGACCTGTCTGACAACATCACCAACGAGGACCTGGAGCAGCTCAAGTCCGCATGCAAGGAGGACATCCCCGAGGACCAGAGCAACGTCATCACGTCCTCCAAGGAATGGTTCAGCTACCTGGAGAAGAACGACAAGCTGGCCcagg ACAACCTGTCCTACATAGAGCACATCTTTGAGATTTCGCGGCGGCCCGACCTGCTAACTCGCGTCATCGAGTACCGCACCACCGTGCTGAAGATCTCTGAGGACGACGAGATCGACACCAAGCTGACTCGCATCCCCTCAGCCAAGAAATACAAAG ACATCATTCGCCAGCCATCTGAAGACGAGATCATCAAGTTGGCTCCTCCCCCCAAAAAGGCATGA
- the LOC131125912 gene encoding cyclin-dependent kinase-like 2 isoform X3, giving the protein MERYESLGQVGKGSYGTVLKCRHRDSGRLVAIKKFLDSDEDKSVRKIARREIQLLRKLRHDNLVNLLDVWQHRRHWYLVFEFVERTLLDDLEQNVQGLDLITCKQCFFQVLRGVAFCHQQNVIHRDIKPENVLISGEGVVKLCDFGLARTVASPTGGGSYTDYVATRWYRAPELLVGDTKYSKPVDVWAAGCLLVEMLTGQPLFPGDSDLDQIYHIVKFFGNLTAHHKELFHKNPAFSGIRLPEHCSRIPLEQHFPLVSPDALDLAQECLQMDPEKRARCSELLEHPLFTRDDFHVRSPQVFG; this is encoded by the exons ATGGAGCGTTATGAGTCTCTGGGTCAAGTTGGTAAGGGCAGTTACGGCACAGTACTCAAGTGCCGCCATCGCGACTCGGGCCGCCTCGTCGCCATCAAAAAGTTCCTGGATTCAGATGAGGACAAGTCAGTGAGGAAGATTGCCCGCAGGGAGATCCAGCTGCTCAGG AAACTACGGCATGACAATCTGGTGAACCTTCTGGATGTGTGGCAGCATCGCCGACACTGGTATTTGGTCTTTGAATTTGTGGAGCGGACTCTGCTGGATGATTTGGAGCAAAATGTGCAAGGACTGGACCTAATCACCTGCAAGCAGTGCttcttccaggtcctgagggGGGTTGCCTTCTGCCACCAGCAAAAT GTCATTCACCGTGACATCAAACCTGAGAACGTACTCATCTCCGGGGAGGGCGTGGTCAAGCTGTGCGATTTTGGCCTGGCACGCACTGTGGCCTCGCCGACCGGGGGTGGATCCTACACCGACTACGTGGCCACGCGTTGGTACCGAGCTCCTGAACTGCTGGTGGGCGACACCAAGTACAGCAA ACCGGTAGATGTGTGGGCTGCTGGCTGCTTGCTAGTTGAGATGCTAACAGGTCAGCCTCTATTTCCTGGAGACTCGGACCTCGACCAAATATACCACATTGTGAAGTTCTTTG GTAACCTGACCGCTCATCACAAGGAGTTATTCCACAAAAATCCTGCATTTTCTGGCATTAGGCTGCCAGAGCATTGCAGCAGAATTCCTCTGGAGCAGCACTTTCCATTGGTGTCACCTGACGCTTTGGATCTGGCTCAG GAATGTCTCCAGATGGATCCAGAGAAACGAGCTCGGTGTTCAGAGCTGCTGGAACATCCACTGTTTACACGCGACGACTTCCATGTCAG GTCTCCTCAGGTTTTTGGATGA